From one Mytilus edulis chromosome 1, xbMytEdul2.2, whole genome shotgun sequence genomic stretch:
- the LOC139481776 gene encoding uncharacterized protein yields the protein MKMKIIFVFALSIGLTIAQGQNFGQGQQFPQAGAGQFQQGAGANQFPQAGGGAQFQQGAAQQFPQAGGGAQFQQGAAQQFPQAGAGQFQQGAAAQFPQAGGGQFPQAGAGQFQQGAGAQFPQAGAGQFQGQAGAGQFAGQAGAGQFAGQGAGGQFQGQPGAGQFPGQAGAAQFPGQAGGGQFPGQQPAAGQFQNVGGFGNPFGGVGNFLGGNDGTFGANGQPGVPGQPTAPGQQPGAGRQFFMNLSQNPNNYRYATCYFNSSISNIKGRADFRQFLYGNPAVDIRIQVVGLPRSPVDTQRGVHIHEYGDNGDSCSRVGPHYNPTQTRHGGRNSFAFLRHVGDLGNMLQSKEGVSSTQFRDSVISLAGRNSVIGRSLVIKLERDDEGTGTNSASQMNGNARTPLACCTVGRASNSNWAKPYSEQDLAALSGGVFVPSNTNTAPTQVQPAQGNNGLTFGSNTNTVNQPTNNGFNQPANTGFNQPTNTGFNQPANNGFNQPANTGFNQPANTGFNQPANNGFNQPANTGFNQPANTGFNQPANTGFNQPANNNAAQPLPQPQPQPQPPTNTGGGGNPFLSFGTGAGAAGAGGGGAANPGTFNFGKRK from the exons atgaaaatgaaaattatatttgtgTTCGCGTTAAGTATTGGATTAACTATAGCGCAAGGACAGAACTTTGGACAAGGCCAACAGTTTCCACAGGCAGGCGCCGGACAGTTTCAACAAGGAGCTGGTGCCAATCAATTTCCACAAGCAGGCGGTGGAGCACAGTTTCAACAGGGAGCTGCACAACAATTTCCACAAGCAGGTGGTGGAGCGCAATTTCAACAGGGAGCTGCACAACAATTTCCACAAGCAGGCGCAGGCCAATTCCAACAAGGGGCTGCAGCCCAATTCCCACAAGCAGGCGGAGGTCAATTTCCGCAAGCAGGCGCAGGTCAATTTCAACAGGGTGCGGGTGCACAATTTCCGCAAGCTGGAGCAGGACAGTTTCAAGGACAAGCAGGTGCTGGACAGTTTGCAGGACAAGCTGGAGCTGGACAATTTGCAGGACAGGGAGCTGGTGGACAGTTTCAAGGCCAACCTGGTGCTGGACAATTTCCAGGTCAAGCAGGCGCTGCACAGTTTCCAGGACAAGCAGGCGGAGGACAATTTCCTGGACAGCAGCCGGCAGCCGGGCAGTTTCAAAATGTTGGGGGTTTTGGAAACCCATTTGGCGGAGTTGGTAACTTTTTAGGAGGCAATGATGGAACATTTGGCGCAAATGGACAACCTGGAGTACCTGGACAACCCACTGCACCGGGGCAAC AACCAGGTGCGGGAAGACAATTTTTCATGAATTTATCACAGAATCCAAACAATTACAGATACGCCACCTGTTATTTCAACAGTTCCATCAGCAACATCAAAGGAAGAGCAGATTTCAGACAATTT TTATATGGAAATCCAGCAGTAGATATCAGAATACAAGTTGTTGGTCTACCCCGGTCTCCAGTCGACACACAGAGAGGAGTACACATTCACGAGTATGGAGACAATGGTGATAGCTGTTCCAGGGTAGGACCACATTATAACCCAACACAAACAAGACATGGTGGCAGAAACAGTTTTGCATT TTTGAGACATGTTGGTGATTTAGGAAATATGCTCCAGTCCAAAGAAGGTGTATCCTCCACACAGTTCAGAGACAGTGTCATCTCATTGGCTGGTAGGAACAGTGTCATTGGAAGATCACTAGTT ATCAAACTTGAACGTGACGATGAAGGAACAGGAACCAACAGCGCTAGTCAGATGAATGGTAATGCTAGAACACCATTGGCTTGTTGTACTGTTGGGAGAGCTAGTAATTCTAACTGGGCCAAACCTTACTCTGAACAAGATCTAGCAGCTTTGTCTGGTGGTGTGTTTGTACCTAGTAATACCAACACAGCTCCAACACAAGTTCAACCAGCTCAAG GAAATAATGGACTAACATTTGGATCTAACACCAATACTGTTAACCAACCAACAAATAATGGTTTCAATCAACCAGCCAATACAGGATTCAACCAACCAACAAATACTGGTTTTAATCAACCAGCCAACAATGGTTTTAACCAACCAGCTAACACAGGATTTAACCAACCAGCTAACACAGGATTCAATCAACCAGCCAATAATGGATTCAACCAACCAGCCAATACAGGTTTCAATCAACCAGCAAATACAGGTTTCAACCAACCAGCTAATACAGGATTCAATCAACCAGCCAATAATAATGCAGCTCAGCCATTACCACAACCACAACCACAGCCACAACCACCAACTAATACAGGAGGTGGTGGAAATCCATTCTTAAGCTTTGGAACTGGCGCCGGTGCTGCAGGTGCTGGTGGTGGCGGAGCAGCCAATCCAGGAACATTTAATTTTGGTAAAAGGAAATAA